A genome region from Flavobacterium sp. CFS9 includes the following:
- a CDS encoding relaxase/mobilization nuclease domain-containing protein: MVAVIKTSSSIRGILNYNENKVEIGKAECISAVNYPLELEKLSFTSKLNRFLKLAELNTNAKRNTVHISLNFDPSENHSKEKLAEIADTYMEKLGFGRQPYLVYQHFDAGHPHCHIVTNNIQRDGKRIDLHLLGVRKSEPARKEIEEMFGLVKAEGRKQKEHFSFNPIDVGRIQYGKAESKKAINSVLDKVLFDYKYSSLPELNAVLNLYNVHADRGSEESRVFKNNGLLYKILDQNSKPIGVPIKASEFYSRPTLKFLEEKFRVNETKKQYGKSHVKNALTQAFFDERITSVERLSQRLKDEAIHTVLRKSSEGKLYGITFIDFKTQTVVNGSSIGKEFSAKGIQESCAMNILALERKHQNSIPISSEKFQDLKSREYVKENLADILLRGEKVNDYVSKQFKQKKKNRLFKRI; encoded by the coding sequence ATGGTTGCAGTGATAAAAACAAGCTCGTCCATAAGAGGTATTCTGAATTACAACGAAAATAAAGTTGAGATTGGAAAAGCGGAATGCATAAGTGCTGTGAATTATCCGCTTGAACTGGAAAAACTGAGTTTCACTTCAAAATTAAACCGCTTTCTAAAACTGGCAGAACTCAATACCAATGCGAAGCGGAATACGGTGCATATCTCGCTAAACTTTGATCCTTCTGAAAATCATTCGAAAGAAAAACTGGCTGAAATTGCAGACACTTATATGGAAAAACTGGGATTTGGCAGACAGCCTTATCTGGTATACCAGCATTTCGATGCGGGGCATCCGCACTGCCATATCGTGACAAACAACATCCAGAGAGACGGAAAAAGAATCGATCTGCATTTACTGGGAGTCAGAAAATCAGAACCTGCCCGAAAAGAAATTGAAGAAATGTTCGGGCTTGTAAAAGCCGAGGGAAGAAAACAGAAAGAGCACTTTTCGTTTAATCCGATAGATGTCGGCAGAATCCAATACGGAAAAGCAGAGTCCAAAAAGGCAATCAATTCAGTTTTAGATAAGGTTTTATTTGATTATAAATATTCAAGCCTGCCTGAACTCAATGCGGTTTTAAACCTCTATAACGTTCATGCTGACAGAGGAAGCGAGGAATCGAGAGTTTTTAAAAATAATGGACTGCTTTACAAGATACTTGACCAGAATTCAAAACCGATTGGCGTGCCGATAAAAGCCAGCGAATTCTACAGCAGACCTACCTTAAAATTTCTGGAGGAAAAATTCAGGGTAAACGAAACAAAAAAGCAATACGGCAAAAGCCACGTTAAAAATGCTTTGACACAGGCTTTTTTTGATGAAAGAATTACCTCTGTTGAGAGATTATCTCAAAGGCTCAAAGATGAAGCCATTCATACTGTACTAAGAAAAAGCAGTGAAGGGAAACTTTATGGAATTACTTTTATAGACTTTAAAACACAGACCGTTGTCAATGGAAGCAGTATAGGAAAAGAATTCAGTGCAAAAGGAATTCAGGAGAGCTGTGCCATGAACATTCTTGCTCTCGAAAGAAAGCATCAAAACTCTATTCCAATAAGTTCAGAGAAATTTCAAGATCTCAAATCACGAGAGTATGTAAAAGAAAACTTGGCAGATATACTACTTCGCGGGGAAAAAGTAAATGATTATGTTTCGAAACAATTTAAACAAAAAAAGAAAAACAGACTTTTTAAAAGGATATAG
- a CDS encoding nucleotidyl transferase AbiEii/AbiGii toxin family protein, with protein MSYKIDSAKIEHPLLKPLLADLIPFFEEKQIKFFVIGATARDIILEINGQKSGRRTQDIDIAICIDKWEQFEEIAKDLVELDNFSKDKQQQQRFLYLQDFQLDIVPFGSIMDEQDKIYWPPDQTFAMNVLGFEEAEKQTQSIILDEEIQFEIVNLISIFLLKIVAWKDRHHKGNKDADDIAFIMQNYLNINDERAATEHYDEVYGIDNYTELKASASLIGIDLRNLVSDNPKLREYLLAVLNKDIERQEASILINQIIETHKTIQFDDVLESIKIIVEQLSK; from the coding sequence ATGAGTTATAAAATAGATAGTGCTAAAATCGAGCATCCGCTTTTAAAACCTTTATTAGCCGATTTAATTCCCTTTTTCGAAGAAAAACAAATAAAATTCTTTGTGATTGGTGCAACTGCAAGGGATATCATTTTAGAAATAAACGGTCAAAAATCAGGCCGTAGAACCCAAGATATCGATATTGCAATCTGTATCGATAAATGGGAACAATTTGAAGAAATTGCAAAAGACCTTGTTGAGTTGGATAATTTTTCAAAAGATAAGCAACAACAGCAACGGTTTTTATACTTACAAGATTTTCAATTGGACATCGTTCCGTTTGGCAGTATAATGGACGAACAGGATAAAATATACTGGCCACCAGATCAAACTTTTGCAATGAACGTTCTAGGTTTTGAAGAAGCTGAAAAACAGACCCAATCAATAATTCTAGATGAAGAAATTCAATTTGAAATAGTAAACTTAATCAGCATTTTTCTTTTAAAAATTGTGGCTTGGAAAGATCGCCACCACAAAGGAAACAAAGATGCGGATGATATCGCTTTCATCATGCAAAATTATCTCAACATTAATGATGAAAGAGCAGCCACAGAACATTATGACGAAGTATATGGAATAGATAATTATACCGAACTAAAAGCATCAGCTTCTTTGATAGGTATAGATTTACGCAATTTAGTAAGTGATAATCCTAAGCTAAGAGAATATCTATTAGCCGTTTTAAACAAAGATATTGAAAGACAAGAAGCAAGTATTCTTATCAATCAAATCATAGAAACACATAAAACAATACAATTCGATGATGTTCTAGAAAGCATCAAAATAATTGTAGAACAACTGAGCAAATAA
- a CDS encoding restriction endonuclease subunit S, whose protein sequence is MKVLNIKKSIFGSNAYRLDAKPYLSSGNIVLSKLQKSKYELTNISYFAEDIFYGGRDKRYYVNNVINGIPFMGISDMLKNNLFSLKLISKKLTRNLENYLLDTGWILISRSGTIGNTIYSNEFHKGKAASEHIIRIKPKKNVYSGYLYAYLSSKYGYNLLTKGTFGAVIQHIEPDFVKDIPIPLFPETEQQKIHGLIMEAADLRVEANKLLKGANKYLYDLLNLEELTNDDYEYFGNHVANREVSTYSISIKEINANTINAFNYSRRIKRITNIITSKSYLNLKDCLLDNGYFSTGSFKRLEVNSDNGIKLLNQSDIFNSIKVGKNLSKRAVGNVKLVEYGEVLIAGVGTLGEGETFCRTIFANEELEKQLVSGEFIRLKTNESVPSGYLYCWLASDYGFRLIRSTQSGTKLCRPIPNLLKEIPVPVLESDQMLKIDTEIKTAYTNLYLATTKENQAIDLIEKEIDAWQ, encoded by the coding sequence ATGAAAGTCTTAAATATCAAAAAATCAATATTTGGTAGCAACGCTTATAGATTGGACGCTAAACCATATTTAAGCTCTGGTAATATTGTCTTAAGTAAATTACAAAAATCAAAATATGAACTAACTAATATTTCCTATTTTGCTGAAGACATATTTTATGGTGGTCGTGATAAGAGATATTATGTAAATAATGTCATAAATGGAATACCTTTCATGGGTATCTCAGATATGTTGAAAAATAATTTATTCAGCTTGAAATTAATATCAAAGAAACTTACTAGAAACTTAGAAAACTATCTTTTAGATACTGGATGGATACTTATCTCAAGGTCTGGTACTATAGGTAACACTATTTACTCAAATGAATTTCACAAAGGTAAGGCTGCAAGTGAACATATTATAAGAATCAAGCCAAAAAAAAATGTATACTCAGGTTATTTATATGCTTACTTGTCCAGCAAGTATGGATATAATTTATTAACGAAAGGTACTTTCGGTGCGGTAATTCAACATATAGAACCCGATTTCGTGAAAGATATACCCATTCCTCTCTTTCCAGAAACAGAACAACAAAAAATTCATGGATTAATTATGGAAGCCGCTGATTTGCGTGTGGAAGCAAATAAATTATTAAAAGGTGCTAATAAGTATTTATATGATTTATTGAATTTAGAAGAACTTACAAATGATGACTACGAATATTTTGGCAATCATGTTGCTAATAGGGAAGTTTCAACATATAGTATTTCCATTAAAGAAATAAATGCTAACACAATCAATGCTTTTAATTATTCTAGAAGAATAAAAAGGATCACTAATATTATTACATCAAAATCGTATCTAAATCTCAAAGACTGCTTGTTAGATAACGGATATTTTTCTACCGGTTCATTCAAAAGACTAGAAGTAAACAGCGATAATGGTATTAAATTATTAAACCAATCGGATATTTTTAATTCTATAAAGGTTGGTAAAAACCTTTCTAAAAGGGCTGTAGGTAATGTAAAATTAGTAGAATATGGTGAGGTTTTAATTGCAGGTGTAGGCACATTAGGAGAAGGAGAAACTTTTTGCCGAACAATATTTGCTAACGAAGAATTGGAGAAGCAATTAGTTTCTGGGGAATTCATTAGATTAAAAACAAACGAGTCAGTACCATCTGGTTATCTATACTGCTGGCTTGCTTCAGATTATGGTTTTAGACTAATTCGTTCAACCCAATCTGGAACAAAACTTTGTAGACCAATTCCTAATCTTTTGAAGGAAATTCCTGTTCCAGTTTTAGAAAGTGACCAAATGCTAAAAATTGATACGGAAATAAAAACTGCATACACTAATCTCTACTTAGCAACAACAAAAGAAAACCAAGCAATAGACCTAATTGAAAAAGAAATAGACGCATGGCAATAA
- a CDS encoding protein kinase has translation MAIIVKPTYFDAVVNAGEQKLLDFLNVNLPDDFCLIPNIELVSTNPKNNQTQYWEYDLIVVAPHAIFNIENKDWRGRIEGDENTWYLNDQPRRNPLRTNRQKTAILASKLKEQNSYWGKAWIQNTLTLSYDNYSPPIISPEDDKLTFQLNKRLINFLTDATELNKSEDAIEDIQNDIVNFLTGQQAQKRAIDKKQIYEFEIVKILHQENNLVEYLAKPIGATSSHRRIKEYALQVVGLSPEELKNRENKIKNQYNALNKLKTKPFILNVEFRIDNVNHLFYEISDFLDENSLRSEARIKTFTFKEKVEIIKNIMVALKEAHKENIFHRDINPDNIYLSSGYAYLGNFGKSYFVDHSEEGYTVMPTINQSNATAYHPLELTIGDASIASDIYSLGVLIYWLFSEKEPFATPFELNNLGGKLPESLLPSKVNANLPKWIDDICQKSIITDEFQRIESIEKLLEIIDTALAQNTNNIKNENSLPTTVKNIPFEEIKEGDTIGDYAIHKVLGKGGYSKVFKVKHRLQDKFYTLKLFNESVFVNSVKDEYLALIELHHNNIVKFSWNGETPNGQFYTVMEYLEGENLRQYTATDISMPIHQVYNVGIDILAALVEMQQKERPIIHRDIKPQNIIWDKGERFVLIDFNVASTNHENKDFVGTNPYLAPDLIESNYKVNWDFTADLFALGVTMFELICKQYPWHPNKMPMRDRVANTPKTIEPRISIVFSNFILKAIETNKNNRFQSAQEMLNALRAIENDILENIESTATEVSSRNKLYHTQISIIQGHAFNLKLFNSNNTYVNLHDAIGKALGKFKENIEKYKTSIDLGEKIKLVLKVDDEIIINNTFWQGGARNFNPGNIDRVYNAMKELFEQNKDKIKAHKISVEGINMVDYVNSLYSQSKHGNFGTRVNTNTSDLDKQTYTPTKLDKTLLPAIIDGKYKLIIITGNAGDGKTAFVKKIEESPSVKNIQHFAHNNGARFQINGEYYESNYDGSQDEKDTENTAVLDNFFAPFENQSNYNRAEEGRIIAINEGRLVEFLTTSTKHKKLAKNIEDYFYEEGNFTLPDGVLIINLNLRSVVAASYEENSLFKKQIEQLTRKELWKNCEGCDLANSCFINYNVKTFSDKVSGDAVIKRLEWVLRTVSLKRELHITMRDIRSFIAFLLTRDFACEEIPGLMEESNGNIENFWNLFYFNISNPKNDDSGAKDRLINLIRETDIGEVAIPKLDRELFFNKHAVKDYLSFEDREYNFINIFNEIKSFSPAYEQNQEYINAIRERQKVFIRHQYFEGKLLANINTIIAKNDNQDKTLEIGKPSYLLRLPYKSVFDFVNILSTELLEANIKKTISRAVSLNEGCNNKELDEKNLVLASTEIKDPYGKSFKLFALEEFDLFVNKAEHLTKYIEYEADSLIFRHKKHKHISLTISLDLFEMLYFIQKGFSPSLNDLKGKFVELIVFKNLLENLKYDEIVVTPNNREFYSIKKTGSSKIIINKLNI, from the coding sequence ATGGCAATAATTGTAAAACCCACCTATTTTGATGCGGTAGTAAACGCAGGTGAACAAAAGTTATTGGACTTTTTAAATGTCAACCTCCCAGATGACTTTTGCCTAATTCCAAACATCGAATTAGTTTCTACCAATCCCAAAAACAACCAAACTCAATATTGGGAATACGATCTTATAGTAGTGGCTCCCCATGCCATTTTCAATATAGAAAACAAAGATTGGCGTGGGCGTATTGAAGGAGACGAAAATACCTGGTATCTCAACGATCAACCTCGTCGCAATCCATTAAGAACCAACCGACAAAAAACGGCCATTTTGGCTTCAAAACTAAAAGAGCAAAACAGCTATTGGGGAAAGGCATGGATTCAAAATACACTGACATTATCTTATGATAATTACAGTCCGCCTATTATTTCTCCTGAGGATGATAAATTAACCTTTCAATTAAACAAAAGATTAATTAACTTCCTTACCGATGCAACAGAATTAAATAAGTCGGAAGATGCGATAGAAGATATTCAAAATGATATTGTTAATTTCTTAACCGGACAACAAGCACAAAAAAGAGCCATAGACAAAAAACAAATCTATGAGTTCGAAATCGTTAAAATTCTACATCAAGAAAACAATCTGGTTGAATATTTAGCCAAACCTATTGGGGCTACTTCTTCTCATAGAAGAATAAAAGAATATGCCTTACAAGTTGTTGGTTTATCACCCGAAGAACTAAAAAACAGGGAAAACAAAATTAAAAACCAATACAATGCTTTAAATAAACTAAAAACCAAACCTTTTATTTTAAATGTAGAATTTAGAATAGACAACGTAAACCATCTTTTCTATGAAATTTCCGATTTCTTAGATGAAAATTCGTTACGATCTGAAGCAAGAATCAAAACCTTTACCTTCAAAGAAAAAGTAGAGATTATCAAAAATATCATGGTTGCTCTCAAAGAAGCGCATAAAGAAAATATTTTCCATCGTGATATCAATCCCGATAATATTTATTTAAGCAGCGGTTATGCCTATTTAGGTAATTTTGGTAAATCGTATTTTGTAGACCATTCCGAGGAAGGCTATACCGTAATGCCAACCATCAACCAAAGCAATGCAACAGCTTATCATCCGTTAGAATTAACAATTGGTGATGCCTCAATTGCTTCCGATATTTACTCGTTAGGAGTCTTAATTTATTGGCTATTTTCAGAAAAAGAACCTTTCGCAACACCATTCGAATTAAACAATTTAGGAGGTAAACTTCCGGAAAGCTTACTACCATCTAAAGTCAATGCCAATCTTCCAAAATGGATCGATGATATCTGTCAAAAATCGATTATTACTGATGAATTTCAACGAATTGAAAGTATCGAAAAATTATTAGAGATTATCGATACGGCTTTAGCACAAAATACAAATAATATTAAAAATGAAAACAGCCTTCCTACTACGGTAAAAAACATCCCTTTTGAAGAAATAAAAGAAGGAGATACGATTGGCGATTATGCCATTCATAAAGTATTAGGTAAAGGAGGTTATTCAAAAGTTTTTAAAGTAAAACATCGTTTACAAGATAAATTTTATACCCTTAAATTATTTAATGAAAGTGTATTTGTCAATTCAGTTAAAGACGAATACCTGGCTTTAATTGAACTACATCACAATAATATTGTAAAATTTAGCTGGAATGGCGAAACGCCCAATGGTCAGTTTTATACTGTAATGGAATATTTGGAGGGTGAAAACCTGCGTCAATATACCGCTACCGATATAAGTATGCCCATTCATCAAGTATACAATGTAGGTATCGATATTTTAGCTGCTTTAGTAGAAATGCAGCAAAAAGAAAGACCAATCATTCATCGTGACATTAAACCACAAAATATCATCTGGGACAAAGGTGAACGCTTCGTTTTAATAGATTTTAATGTCGCTTCAACTAACCATGAAAATAAAGATTTTGTAGGTACAAACCCTTATTTAGCTCCTGATCTAATTGAAAGCAATTACAAAGTAAATTGGGATTTCACTGCCGATTTGTTCGCACTTGGGGTTACTATGTTTGAATTAATTTGCAAACAATATCCTTGGCATCCAAATAAAATGCCAATGAGAGACCGAGTAGCAAATACACCTAAAACCATTGAGCCAAGAATATCTATTGTATTTTCAAATTTCATTTTAAAAGCAATTGAAACCAACAAAAATAACAGATTTCAATCGGCCCAAGAAATGCTTAATGCACTAAGAGCAATTGAAAATGATATCCTAGAAAACATTGAAAGTACGGCTACTGAAGTAAGTTCAAGAAATAAATTATACCATACTCAAATATCCATCATTCAAGGACATGCTTTCAATCTAAAACTATTCAACAGCAACAATACCTATGTCAATTTACACGATGCAATTGGTAAAGCCTTAGGGAAGTTTAAAGAAAATATCGAAAAGTATAAAACCTCAATTGACTTAGGAGAAAAAATCAAATTAGTCTTAAAAGTTGATGATGAAATAATCATAAACAATACGTTTTGGCAAGGTGGTGCTCGCAATTTTAATCCTGGTAATATTGACCGAGTTTATAACGCTATGAAGGAATTGTTTGAACAAAACAAAGACAAAATTAAAGCTCATAAAATTTCGGTCGAAGGGATCAATATGGTCGATTATGTAAATTCATTATACAGTCAATCCAAGCACGGAAATTTTGGTACCAGAGTCAATACTAATACAAGCGATTTAGACAAGCAAACTTATACCCCAACAAAACTTGATAAAACTTTACTTCCTGCTATTATTGATGGTAAATACAAATTAATAATTATTACAGGTAATGCTGGTGATGGTAAAACAGCTTTTGTAAAAAAGATTGAAGAAAGTCCTTCTGTAAAAAACATTCAACATTTTGCACATAATAACGGAGCTCGATTCCAAATTAATGGCGAATATTATGAAAGTAATTATGATGGTTCCCAAGATGAAAAAGATACGGAAAACACAGCGGTTCTAGATAATTTCTTTGCCCCTTTTGAAAATCAATCGAATTATAACAGAGCGGAAGAAGGTAGAATTATTGCCATCAACGAAGGTCGTCTCGTTGAATTTTTAACTACTTCAACCAAACATAAAAAATTAGCAAAAAACATAGAAGATTACTTCTACGAAGAAGGGAATTTTACACTACCCGATGGAGTTTTAATTATCAATCTTAATTTAAGGTCGGTGGTGGCTGCTAGCTACGAAGAAAACAGCTTATTCAAAAAACAAATAGAACAGTTAACTCGTAAGGAACTTTGGAAGAATTGTGAGGGCTGCGATTTGGCAAACTCATGTTTTATTAATTACAATGTCAAAACGTTTAGCGATAAGGTTTCAGGTGATGCAGTTATCAAAAGATTAGAATGGGTTCTAAGAACGGTAAGCTTAAAACGTGAATTGCACATTACAATGCGTGATATTCGTTCTTTCATCGCTTTTTTATTAACCCGTGATTTTGCTTGTGAAGAAATTCCAGGTCTAATGGAAGAATCAAATGGGAATATCGAAAATTTTTGGAACCTCTTTTATTTCAATATTTCGAACCCTAAAAATGATGATTCAGGCGCTAAAGACCGTCTTATCAATTTAATTAGAGAAACAGACATTGGTGAAGTAGCGATTCCAAAATTAGATAGAGAATTATTCTTTAACAAACACGCTGTAAAAGACTATTTGAGTTTTGAAGATAGAGAATACAATTTTATCAATATTTTCAATGAAATAAAATCATTTTCTCCTGCCTACGAACAAAACCAAGAGTATATAAACGCTATCCGTGAAAGACAGAAAGTGTTTATTCGCCATCAATATTTCGAAGGTAAACTATTAGCAAATATCAATACTATTATTGCCAAAAACGACAATCAGGACAAAACCCTTGAAATAGGTAAACCTTCATATTTATTGCGTTTGCCTTATAAATCAGTTTTTGATTTTGTAAATATATTAAGTACTGAATTACTGGAAGCTAATATTAAAAAAACGATTTCACGTGCCGTTTCATTAAATGAAGGATGTAACAATAAAGAACTCGATGAGAAAAATTTAGTCTTAGCTTCTACTGAGATTAAAGACCCTTACGGCAAATCGTTCAAACTTTTTGCTTTGGAGGAATTCGATTTATTTGTAAATAAGGCGGAACATCTAACTAAGTATATAGAATACGAAGCGGATAGTTTAATTTTTAGACACAAAAAACACAAACACATCTCCTTAACCATTTCATTAGATTTATTCGAAATGCTGTATTTCATTCAAAAAGGATTTAGTCCTTCGTTAAATGACCTAAAAGGAAAGTTTGTGGAATTAATTGTTTTTAAAAATCTACTAGAGAACTTAAAATATGATGAAATTGTTGTTACTCCTAACAATAGAGAGTTCTATTCAATTAAAAAAACCGGCTCTAGTAAAATAATTATTAACAAGTTAAATATCTAA
- a CDS encoding type IV toxin-antitoxin system AbiEi family antitoxin — MYKGNDFIYEAFSNLQELLKTEISVDSNREPYDAVIQINGTTFYCHAKKDARNSNSGIIFNQVNQFKNFINKDRNLLFVGEYIAKDVAESLIANDINFLDVAGNCYINTNHLKIIIEGRKQKKPQNINQARAFQEAGLKLILLLISQEHALEFSYRALAEKAGIALGSVSQIMKELEESNFILKTNDKRIIKNREELIERWVLAYNEVLKPRLFRKTYKAINLDYLRKIVSNNKTKFLFFGGEPAAEIMTSFLKPLDYIIYSDDELSIIGKELMLVPDNNGNIKIYNTCWTDSLNNENLNIAPSLVVYADLIGSGNNRNIETAKMILENEL; from the coding sequence ATGTACAAAGGGAATGACTTTATTTATGAGGCTTTTTCAAATCTGCAGGAATTATTAAAAACAGAAATTTCAGTAGATAGCAACAGAGAACCATATGATGCCGTAATACAAATTAACGGTACAACTTTTTACTGTCATGCAAAAAAAGATGCAAGAAACTCTAATTCAGGGATTATTTTTAATCAAGTAAATCAATTCAAAAATTTCATCAATAAAGATAGAAATCTGCTATTTGTTGGTGAGTACATTGCAAAGGATGTCGCAGAATCTTTAATTGCGAATGATATCAATTTTCTTGATGTAGCAGGTAACTGCTATATCAATACCAATCATTTAAAAATTATAATTGAAGGAAGAAAACAAAAAAAGCCACAAAACATTAATCAAGCTAGAGCATTTCAAGAAGCAGGCCTTAAACTAATTCTTTTATTAATCTCTCAAGAGCATGCTTTAGAGTTTTCTTATAGAGCATTGGCAGAGAAAGCAGGTATTGCTTTAGGTTCTGTAAGTCAGATAATGAAGGAACTAGAAGAAAGCAATTTTATCCTAAAAACGAATGATAAAAGGATCATTAAAAATCGGGAAGAATTAATTGAAAGATGGGTTCTAGCTTACAATGAAGTATTGAAGCCACGTTTATTTAGAAAAACTTACAAAGCAATTAATCTTGATTATTTACGTAAAATAGTAAGTAATAATAAAACCAAATTTTTATTTTTCGGAGGAGAACCTGCTGCAGAAATAATGACTAGTTTTCTTAAACCTTTGGATTATATCATCTACTCAGACGATGAATTGAGTATTATTGGCAAAGAACTAATGTTGGTACCTGATAATAATGGAAATATTAAAATTTACAATACTTGTTGGACAGATAGTTTAAACAACGAAAATCTAAATATAGCCCCATCATTAGTGGTTTATGCAGATTTAATAGGTAGTGGAAACAATAGAAATATAGAAACAGCTAAAATGATTTTAGAAAATGAGTTATAA
- a CDS encoding class I SAM-dependent DNA methyltransferase, translating to MTTEDIIIEDNQLVCVLTDKPKKATSQEKNIQSIILMLSEEYGFDLKNIARDVNIVFVDPDTGKSKKQKVEVVVYKDNAEQNQENILRIAAIQDEKIKENDKKKGVTITLENALAALDNCDFGLWTNGNDLKYLQKEDDDYNFDFKFTDISDFPGNGETIEDIDRADRSHSRKPANDSLIKVFKRSHDYIYGNEGRKKDAFWQLLYLIFCKLYDEKRRFKCIETGESYRKKFWVGIKEKNTDEGRRAVAKRIKDIFEELKQDGTFSDVFDGNEAIALTDKGLAFIASELAKYSFLDATVDVKGLAYETIVSNTLKQEAGQFFTPRNIVRAMVEMLNPNENSRVLDPACGSGGFLVMVLEHVRKQIAKELYPDLDDVILVEKFNTYEVNERVRQYAETNIYGFDFDPDLKKAARMNMVMAGDGHANIFHVNSLDYPDWEDPTELNKIKVSIKLSLERMADIDNNYTDDARGKFDMIFTNPPFGAKVKVEKEIADKYFLSKYSDAPEVLFIEACYNLLKQGGKMAIVLPDGILGNPNTLPVREWILENFKILASVDLAIEAFLPQVGVQASLLFLQKKTDNEKSIARETVEDYEVFMAIAEKLGKDRRGNPIYVRDEDGAEILFTVDNKYVVTNKDNGLELRIRREKQKMLDDDLPKIVEEFIKFSNIL from the coding sequence ATGACAACAGAAGATATAATCATAGAAGACAACCAATTAGTTTGTGTGTTGACCGACAAACCTAAGAAAGCGACTTCTCAAGAAAAAAACATACAATCCATTATTCTTATGTTAAGTGAAGAATATGGTTTTGATTTAAAAAATATTGCTCGTGATGTAAACATTGTATTTGTCGATCCAGATACTGGTAAATCTAAAAAACAGAAAGTCGAAGTGGTTGTTTACAAAGATAATGCTGAGCAAAATCAAGAAAACATTCTTAGAATAGCAGCTATTCAAGACGAAAAAATAAAAGAAAACGATAAAAAGAAAGGAGTTACTATCACTCTTGAAAATGCGCTTGCCGCTTTAGATAATTGTGATTTTGGTCTTTGGACTAATGGCAACGATTTAAAATACCTACAAAAAGAAGACGATGATTATAATTTTGATTTCAAATTCACAGATATTTCAGATTTCCCTGGGAATGGTGAAACTATTGAAGACATAGATCGTGCCGACCGTTCACACAGTAGAAAACCTGCCAATGACTCCCTAATTAAAGTTTTCAAACGTTCTCACGACTACATTTATGGTAACGAAGGAAGAAAAAAAGATGCCTTTTGGCAGCTCTTATATTTAATTTTCTGCAAACTATACGATGAAAAACGTAGATTCAAATGTATAGAAACAGGAGAATCCTATCGTAAAAAGTTCTGGGTAGGTATTAAAGAAAAAAATACAGATGAAGGACGAAGAGCTGTTGCCAAACGCATCAAAGATATTTTCGAAGAACTAAAACAAGACGGAACATTTTCAGATGTTTTTGATGGAAATGAAGCCATTGCACTTACCGATAAAGGTCTTGCTTTTATTGCCAGCGAATTGGCAAAATACTCCTTCCTGGATGCAACTGTCGATGTAAAAGGATTGGCTTATGAAACCATTGTAAGCAACACTTTAAAACAAGAAGCTGGGCAATTCTTTACACCACGTAATATTGTTCGGGCTATGGTGGAAATGTTGAATCCAAATGAAAATAGTCGTGTTTTAGATCCAGCCTGTGGTTCGGGAGGATTTTTAGTAATGGTACTGGAACACGTGCGTAAACAAATTGCTAAAGAACTATACCCTGATTTAGACGATGTAATATTAGTTGAAAAGTTTAATACCTACGAAGTAAACGAACGTGTGCGTCAATATGCGGAGACTAATATTTACGGTTTCGATTTTGATCCGGACTTAAAAAAGGCAGCTCGTATGAATATGGTAATGGCCGGTGATGGACATGCCAACATATTTCACGTAAACTCATTAGATTACCCGGATTGGGAAGATCCTACCGAATTAAACAAAATCAAGGTTTCCATAAAACTAAGCTTAGAGCGCATGGCAGATATCGATAATAATTACACCGATGATGCACGAGGTAAGTTTGATATGATTTTTACCAATCCTCCATTTGGAGCAAAAGTAAAAGTCGAAAAAGAAATTGCTGACAAGTATTTCCTTTCTAAATACTCAGATGCTCCTGAAGTATTATTTATTGAGGCTTGTTACAACTTATTAAAACAGGGAGGTAAAATGGCAATCGTATTACCCGATGGTATTTTAGGAAATCCAAATACTTTACCAGTAAGAGAATGGATTTTAGAAAACTTTAAAATCCTTGCATCTGTAGATTTAGCTATAGAAGCCTTTTTACCCCAAGTAGGAGTACAAGCATCCTTATTGTTTTTACAAAAGAAAACTGATAACGAGAAAAGCATTGCTCGCGAAACCGTTGAAGATTATGAAGTATTTATGGCAATTGCCGAGAAACTGGGCAAAGACCGTAGAGGAAACCCTATTTATGTTCGTGATGAAGACGGTGCAGAAATCTTATTTACGGTTGATAACAAATATGTGGTAACCAACAAAGATAACGGGCTTGAACTAAGAATACGTCGCGAAAAACAAAAAATGCTCGACGACGATTTGCCGAAAATTGTAGAAGAGTTTATCAAATTTTCAAATATTCTTTAG